A single genomic interval of Alteromonas sp. BL110 harbors:
- a CDS encoding HAD family hydrolase has translation MSIEQMNLSGIKGVIFDLDGTLVESSLNFTQMRADIGCPQNQDILTFVDALNCAETKANAHRTILQHELIDAENAKWLPIGKAMVEKVQAHKLPMAIVTRNCRQATAIKVANNSIPIDYVLTREDAPAKPDPTALLMVANTWQLQPEDCLYVGDFIYDQQAAENAGMKWLLV, from the coding sequence GTGAGTATTGAGCAGATGAACTTAAGCGGCATAAAAGGTGTAATATTCGATTTAGACGGCACCTTGGTAGAGTCGAGCCTTAATTTCACGCAAATGCGCGCCGACATAGGTTGCCCACAAAACCAAGACATTCTTACCTTTGTTGATGCCCTTAACTGCGCCGAAACCAAAGCGAATGCACACCGCACTATTTTGCAGCATGAACTAATTGATGCAGAAAATGCCAAGTGGTTACCCATTGGCAAAGCCATGGTAGAAAAAGTGCAGGCACACAAACTACCCATGGCGATAGTTACCCGTAACTGCCGCCAGGCCACTGCAATTAAGGTAGCCAATAACAGTATACCCATCGATTACGTGCTAACCCGCGAAGATGCCCCAGCCAAACCCGATCCAACCGCCTTATTAATGGTGGCGAACACATGGCAGCTTCAACCTGAAGACTGCCTGTATGTGGGCGACTTTATTTACGACCAGCAAGCCGCCGAAAATGCTGGGATGAAGTGGTTGTTGGTTTAG
- a CDS encoding DMT family transporter: MGVFAALGTALCWAIAARLFRGTGNAFSPLTMNFWKGLISIAILAVVLLFVQPTGLTTSAVLWLLLSGLIGIGIGDTCFFKALQSIGDSQAVLVAETLAPLFTALFAMAFIGEWITWQQWVGVAVVLFSVDMVIKARKRSTTHVFATSGYLYGVGAALCQAIGAVVSRDILSAGEIDAASAAFLRLVGGMVFVIPLIALTKTRYMPVINYQSDSGKRVWPAFVLATLLGTTAAIYLQMFAFAYSKAAVVQTLIATSALMSLGVAWVLGEKATKATIAWSAVALVGVAILVSFGSPVH; encoded by the coding sequence ATGGGTGTTTTTGCTGCGCTAGGTACTGCGCTTTGTTGGGCAATTGCTGCGCGCTTATTCCGTGGTACGGGTAACGCGTTTTCGCCGCTTACGATGAACTTTTGGAAAGGCTTAATTTCAATTGCCATCTTGGCCGTTGTGCTACTTTTCGTTCAGCCAACTGGGCTTACCACCAGCGCAGTGTTGTGGCTATTGCTTAGCGGCCTAATAGGCATAGGCATTGGCGACACCTGTTTCTTTAAAGCCCTACAGAGCATTGGCGATAGCCAAGCGGTACTGGTTGCCGAAACCCTTGCGCCTTTATTTACCGCACTTTTTGCTATGGCCTTTATTGGCGAATGGATTACCTGGCAGCAGTGGGTTGGCGTAGCAGTAGTTTTATTCTCGGTAGATATGGTCATAAAGGCACGTAAACGCAGCACTACTCATGTGTTTGCTACCAGTGGTTATTTATATGGTGTTGGGGCAGCGTTGTGTCAGGCAATCGGAGCAGTAGTAAGCCGCGACATTTTAAGCGCCGGTGAAATTGATGCTGCAAGTGCAGCATTTTTGCGATTAGTAGGCGGTATGGTCTTTGTGATACCGCTTATAGCCTTAACCAAAACCCGCTATATGCCTGTTATTAATTACCAAAGCGACAGCGGAAAACGAGTGTGGCCCGCTTTTGTGTTGGCCACGCTACTTGGCACTACTGCCGCTATCTACTTACAAATGTTTGCGTTCGCTTATTCCAAAGCCGCCGTTGTTCAAACGTTAATTGCCACAAGTGCGTTAATGTCGTTAGGGGTAGCCTGGGTGCTTGGTGAAAAAGCGACAAAAGCCACCATTGCATGGTCTGCCGTTGCCTTAGTCGGGGTCGCCATTTTGGTAAGTTTTGGGTCGCCTGTGCATTAG
- a CDS encoding GGDEF domain-containing protein has translation MTRRLYLTLLSFFSVLFASSATLANTDVDAVIEKVRSPSYDCPSQSLLPELEQTLTLESLTPQQRFALTVAKGQFLICRGKYEEAEKMLLKAIMQSNIDESSYAFASAIYQIGFSYDARENPARCKYYKQAQDLSSPERHSDIFTSSSLGLINYCSESTSPEVRLGKMFGVLKRYSDNGSPGELAHIHNAIGLLYGDLEQHALAAEQYLKAHEMGLLVYKGSNKVSIIISAIVSLLSSGQTDKAYQSILELGALNSEINTPLSNFLYQYALSIYYRKTQDYNNLAYTLSDLEEATANISSSFGQMLVDWHKAELCLHNNNLTCIKQYLADIGALDKNAIPRIFETNLDYLSFNVSIFLALGDIERAKEAHSIYSKEVIKRREVTQDTAMIVGAANLYTRIYDLESTIEKAEEKRRNTLYTAIAVFLLLVVIAGYVLRKKHLARKAIDPVTLLLNADSAIARINKLDAPKKGRAIAIAIFDISNLREITRKIGSTKGDLVLRQIAQTFQNVTRGNDIVGRFGTDQFILCLHNIEERSARQFFDRVQSALENTFESDNSDNNIVVKSQMSVFIANEKITGLNDILDDIAMSIDMSSHIETD, from the coding sequence ATGACTCGAAGGTTATATTTAACACTCTTATCTTTTTTCAGCGTGTTGTTCGCGTCTTCTGCGACTCTGGCAAATACTGATGTCGATGCCGTTATCGAAAAAGTTCGCTCGCCCTCGTACGATTGCCCTAGTCAATCGTTGCTGCCAGAACTAGAACAAACGCTTACTTTAGAAAGCCTCACACCCCAACAACGTTTTGCTTTGACCGTAGCCAAAGGGCAGTTTTTGATTTGTCGCGGCAAGTATGAAGAAGCAGAAAAGATGCTGCTTAAAGCCATTATGCAGAGCAATATAGATGAAAGCTCGTACGCGTTTGCATCGGCTATTTATCAAATTGGCTTTTCTTATGATGCCAGAGAAAACCCGGCGCGCTGCAAGTACTACAAACAAGCACAAGATTTATCTTCCCCAGAGCGCCACAGTGATATTTTTACCAGCTCTTCGCTAGGGCTTATTAACTATTGTTCTGAGTCTACGTCACCCGAGGTAAGGCTGGGTAAAATGTTTGGCGTGCTTAAACGCTATTCCGACAACGGTAGCCCAGGCGAGTTGGCGCATATCCACAATGCTATCGGCCTTCTCTATGGCGATTTAGAACAACACGCTTTGGCCGCGGAGCAGTATCTAAAAGCCCATGAAATGGGTCTGCTTGTTTACAAAGGCAGTAATAAGGTAAGTATTATCATTAGTGCCATTGTATCACTGTTAAGTAGCGGTCAAACCGACAAAGCTTATCAAAGCATTTTGGAGTTAGGTGCACTGAATAGCGAAATAAACACGCCGCTTAGCAATTTTTTGTATCAATATGCACTGTCTATCTATTATAGAAAAACGCAAGATTACAATAACCTAGCCTATACTCTGTCCGATTTAGAAGAAGCAACAGCCAATATCTCTAGCTCTTTTGGTCAAATGCTGGTTGATTGGCACAAAGCTGAACTATGCTTACACAACAATAACCTAACCTGTATAAAGCAATACCTAGCTGACATAGGTGCGTTAGATAAAAATGCTATTCCAAGGATTTTCGAAACCAACCTAGACTATTTGAGCTTCAACGTTTCAATATTTTTGGCTTTAGGCGATATAGAGCGCGCAAAAGAAGCCCATAGTATCTACTCAAAAGAGGTCATTAAGCGAAGAGAAGTTACCCAAGATACCGCGATGATTGTCGGTGCCGCCAACTTGTATACGCGTATTTATGATCTTGAATCAACCATTGAAAAAGCTGAAGAAAAAAGAAGAAATACCTTATATACCGCTATTGCTGTGTTCTTATTGCTGGTTGTTATTGCCGGTTACGTTTTACGTAAAAAGCATCTAGCACGGAAAGCCATTGACCCAGTAACACTGTTACTTAATGCCGATTCAGCTATTGCCCGCATCAATAAACTGGATGCCCCTAAAAAAGGACGAGCCATTGCTATTGCAATATTCGACATCAGCAACCTACGTGAAATAACGCGAAAAATAGGCTCAACAAAAGGCGATCTTGTATTGCGACAAATTGCACAAACCTTTCAGAACGTAACTCGTGGCAACGATATTGTAGGCCGCTTTGGAACCGATCAATTCATTTTATGTCTTCACAATATTGAAGAACGAAGCGCACGCCAATTCTTCGACCGAGTACAAAGTGCACTAGAAAACACCTTTGAGAGCGACAACTCAGACAACAACATTGTGGTTAAGTCTCAAATGAGCGTCTTTATTGCTAACGAAAAAATTACTGGTCTAAACGACATACTCGATGACATCGCCATGTCGATTGATATGAGCAGCCACATTGAAACCGATTAG
- a CDS encoding haloacid dehalogenase type II, producing MKPRVIFFDINETLLDMQAIKTGLASVLNGDETLVDLWFANLLHHSLVDVTSGQFHDFIDIGAAVLTMVAHSKGIALDETTAKDTIKQHITKLPAHSDVIPALKALQSAGFSLVALSNSSKAGLDAQLEYANIKPYFSHVLSVESVRTYKPHAAVYHWACQQANVKNEDAMMVAAHGWDVSGAKATGMQTTFVERSGKMMYPLGLVPDHSISSLNDLISIVTD from the coding sequence GTGAAGCCAAGGGTTATTTTTTTCGATATCAATGAAACACTTTTAGATATGCAGGCTATTAAAACAGGCTTGGCATCAGTATTAAATGGCGATGAGACACTAGTCGACTTATGGTTTGCTAACTTGCTACATCATAGCTTGGTGGATGTAACGTCGGGGCAGTTTCATGACTTCATCGATATTGGAGCAGCAGTACTTACCATGGTGGCCCACAGTAAGGGAATAGCCCTTGATGAGACTACCGCGAAAGACACCATTAAACAGCATATAACTAAACTGCCCGCTCATAGTGACGTCATCCCAGCGTTGAAGGCACTTCAAAGTGCGGGGTTCTCTTTGGTGGCACTTTCAAATTCATCAAAAGCAGGGCTGGATGCGCAGCTTGAATACGCCAATATTAAGCCGTATTTTTCTCATGTATTAAGTGTGGAAAGCGTGCGAACTTACAAGCCACATGCAGCGGTTTATCACTGGGCCTGCCAACAGGCAAATGTGAAGAACGAAGATGCCATGATGGTAGCGGCCCATGGCTGGGATGTAAGCGGCGCTAAGGCAACAGGTATGCAGACTACATTTGTAGAACGTTCAGGTAAAATGATGTATCCATTAGGGCTAGTACCTGATCACAGTATTAGTTCGCTAAATGATTTAATAAGTATAGTGACTGACTAA